In Euphorbia lathyris chromosome 10, ddEupLath1.1, whole genome shotgun sequence, a single genomic region encodes these proteins:
- the LOC136209230 gene encoding protein IQ-DOMAIN 2-like, producing the protein MGRKGNWFSSVRKALSPDSKEKRDQKSNSSKKKWFGKQNRPDSDSRSLENAVASSLSPPPIPRPPPQPEEVKTIDTASEQNNIYGYSVPVPVPVADESDHPLPVENTMEAVRPVKVNKFAGKSREEAAAIKIQTAFRGYMAKRALRALRGLMRLKSLMEGPTVKRQAVHTLRCMQTLARVQSQVHLRRVRMAEENQALQRQLLQKHAQELQMMRMGEEWDDSLQSKEKIEANLLNKYEATMRRERALAYAFSHQQTLKNSSKSANPIFMTSGNPSWGWSWLERWMAAHPWENRNMTEKELSNNEHSSVKSASRSISVGGEISKSYARFQLNSDKISPVDGEKGKQNMSPRSPLTPGKPPAARKLKSASPRSSFGGLEDDSGSIASMQSDRYRRYSIGSGTPMRDDVESLGSSSTVPSYMIPTESARAKLRGQSPLGADKIGTPEKEKGPSGPPKKRLSYPPSPARPRRQPVPRKVEVNLNTVSVAANGEA; encoded by the exons ATGGGCAGAAAAGGAAATTGGTTTTCTAGTGTAAGGAAAGCTCTCAGCCCTGATTCAAAGGAGAAGAGAGATCAG AAATCAAATTCGTCGAAGAAGAAATGGTTTGGGAAGCAAAATCGGCCGGATTCAGATTCCAGGTCTTTAGAAAATGCGGTGGCGTCTTCTCTATCGCCGCCGCCAATTCCTCGTCCACCGCCTCAGCCGGAAGAGGTGAAAACAATTGACACGGCTAGTGAACAGAACAACATTTATGGCTACTCTGTTCCAGTTCCAGTTCCCGTTGCTGATGAATCTGATCATCCGCTGCCTGTGGAGAATACTATGGAGGCTGTTCGACCGGTGAAGGTGAATAAGTTTGCTGGAAAATCAAGAGAAGAAGCGGCTGCAATCAAGATTCAAACAGCATTCCGAGGATACATG GCAAAAAGGGCATTGCGAGCTTTAAGAGGGCTTATGAGGCTGAAATCACTAATGGAAGGGCCAACTGTAAAACGACAAGCCGTACATACACTTCGGTGCATGCAGACTCTAGCCAGAGTTCAATCTCAAGTTCACCTCAGGAGGGTCAGAATGGCTGAAGAGAACCAGGCACTCCAAAGACAGCTCCTACAGAAACATGCACAAGAGCTTCAGATGATGCGG ATGGGAGAGGAATGGGATGATAGCCTACAGTCAAAGGAAAAAATTGAAGCTAACCTATTGAACAAGTATGAGGCAACTATGAGAAGAGAAAGAGCACTTGCTTATGCATTCTCCCACCAG CAAACCTTGAAGAACTCTTCAAAATCTGCAAATCCTATATTTATGACTTCCGGCAATCCGTCTTGGGGTTGGAGCTGGTTAGAACGTTGGATGGCAGCGCATCCATGGGAAAACCGGAACATGACAGAAAAAGAACTCAGCAATAACGAACACTCATCCGTAAAAAGTGCAAGCCGGAGCATCTCCGTAGGAGGAGAAATCAGCAAGTCGTACGCACGTTTCCAGCTCAATTCCGATAAAATATCACCAGTAGACGGCGAAAAGGGAAAGCAAAACATGAGCCCTCGTTCCCCTTTAACCCCAGGGAAACCGCCTGCTGCTAGAAAATTGAAATCAGCAAGTCCCAGAAGCAGCTTTGGAGGCCTGGAGGATGATTCCGGAAGCATTGCTAGTATGCAGTCAGATCGATATCGACGATATAGTATTGGTTCCGGAACACCGATGAGAGACGACGTGGAGAGTTTAGGCAGCTCTTCAACAGTTCCAAGTTATATGATACCTACCGAGTCTGCAAGAGCTAAGTTAAGGGGTCAGAGTCCATTAGGGGCAGATAAAATTGGGACACCAGAGAAGGAAAAAGGACCCTCTGGGCCGCCAAAGAAACGGCTTTCTTACCCTCCGTCACCAGCAAGGCCGAGGCGGCAACCGGTTCCAAGAAAGGTGGAAGTGAATCTGAATACAGTAAGTGTTGCGGCTAATGGGGAGGCATAA